Proteins encoded within one genomic window of Synechococcus sp. PCC 7335:
- the rpsB gene encoding 30S ribosomal protein S2 — translation MPVVSLSDLLESGVHFGHQTRRWNPKMDEYIFTSRNGVHIIDLVQTATLLEEAYQYVLKSAESGKSFLFVGTKRQAAGIVAQEASRCGSYYVNQRWLGGMLTNWSTIKTRVDRLKDLERMEQSGALAMRPKKEGSMLRRELDKLQKYLGGIKTMRRIPDAVIIVDVRREYNAVQECQKLGLPIISLLDTNCDPDVVDVPIPGNDDAIRAIKLVIGRLADAIYEGSTGGNTASGSGTASAHAADIYDGYDGADYNDEGEELNANAADEAPSADS, via the coding sequence ATGCCAGTCGTATCTTTGTCTGACCTATTAGAGTCAGGCGTACATTTTGGCCACCAAACCAGACGTTGGAATCCGAAGATGGACGAATACATCTTCACCTCCCGAAATGGTGTCCATATCATTGATCTTGTTCAAACGGCTACGTTGCTCGAAGAAGCGTATCAATATGTTTTAAAGTCTGCAGAAAGCGGTAAAAGCTTTCTATTCGTGGGAACCAAACGTCAGGCTGCTGGAATCGTTGCGCAAGAAGCTAGCCGATGTGGTTCCTATTACGTCAATCAGCGCTGGTTAGGTGGCATGCTCACCAACTGGAGCACAATCAAAACCCGCGTAGATAGGCTCAAAGACCTAGAGCGAATGGAGCAGTCTGGCGCCCTAGCTATGCGTCCGAAAAAAGAAGGTTCTATGCTTCGCCGCGAGCTAGACAAACTGCAAAAGTACCTAGGTGGTATTAAGACGATGCGTCGGATTCCAGATGCCGTCATTATTGTAGATGTTCGCCGTGAATACAACGCTGTCCAAGAATGCCAGAAGTTGGGTCTGCCGATTATCTCCTTGCTAGACACTAACTGCGACCCAGACGTTGTCGATGTTCCTATTCCTGGTAACGATGATGCGATCCGCGCTATCAAGCTAGTAATCGGTCGATTAGCCGACGCAATATACGAAGGTTCTACTGGTGGCAATACGGCTAGTGGCAGTGGTACGGCTTCTGCTCATGCTGCTGATATCTATGACGGTTATGATGGCGCAGATTACAACGATGAAGGTGAAGAGCTCAATGCGAATGCTGCTGACGAAGCACCTAGTGCCGACAGCTAA
- a CDS encoding type IV pilus twitching motility protein PilT: MSQLPSSKSPSPRPAIPLPPPPRTKRNLSPNLPPTVRSQRSSAPGSQGIQSPPTAATPAAEHRAAPPPIEEPTEGQGDGPTLEQIVRKAFDEGYSDIHVGVGEVPRYRNRGEISITDFPVATPGMFESWLTEILTPEQIEEFKETLDFDGAAQYDFSRVRINIFDSLKGPSIVMRLIPVEILTIKQLNLPSIIRDICHYHKGLVLVTGPTGSGKSTTMAAMIDYINKEMPKHIITIEDPVEFVHQSQKSLIKQREVGVHTREFGNALKASLREDPDIILVGEMRDRETIEIALKAAQTGHLVFGTLHTNSAVKTVERILGMYEPEQQAPIRVAIAESLVGVIAQGLCRTTDGKRAAFHEILINTDAIKDYILRGQLDEVEAILPNCTFDGMCTMNQSLYALYEAERITEETALELSPKQNEMAQMLRGRI, from the coding sequence ATGAGTCAGTTGCCATCGTCAAAGTCACCGTCACCTAGGCCGGCGATACCGCTACCACCGCCACCACGGACTAAACGTAACCTGTCGCCCAATTTGCCGCCGACCGTGCGATCGCAACGTTCATCCGCGCCCGGGTCTCAGGGAATTCAGTCGCCCCCTACGGCAGCTACGCCAGCTGCTGAGCATCGAGCGGCCCCACCGCCCATAGAAGAGCCGACAGAGGGACAGGGTGATGGGCCAACGTTAGAGCAGATTGTTCGTAAGGCTTTTGACGAGGGCTATTCAGATATTCATGTTGGCGTAGGTGAGGTGCCGCGCTATCGAAACAGAGGCGAAATTAGCATTACGGACTTTCCGGTAGCAACACCAGGGATGTTCGAGAGCTGGTTGACAGAGATTCTGACGCCTGAGCAAATTGAAGAGTTTAAAGAAACCCTTGATTTTGATGGCGCAGCTCAGTATGACTTTTCGCGGGTACGAATCAATATTTTTGACAGTCTGAAGGGTCCATCGATTGTGATGAGACTGATTCCAGTTGAGATTTTGACGATAAAGCAGCTCAATTTGCCATCAATCATTAGAGACATATGTCACTACCACAAGGGTCTAGTACTGGTGACAGGGCCGACGGGTTCAGGCAAATCAACAACGATGGCAGCCATGATTGACTACATCAATAAAGAGATGCCAAAGCACATCATTACCATTGAAGATCCGGTGGAATTTGTTCACCAGAGTCAAAAGTCATTGATTAAGCAGCGAGAAGTTGGTGTGCATACGCGCGAATTTGGCAACGCACTCAAAGCATCCCTGAGAGAAGATCCTGACATCATTTTGGTAGGGGAGATGCGCGATCGCGAAACTATCGAAATTGCACTCAAAGCTGCTCAAACTGGTCACCTTGTTTTTGGCACGTTGCACACTAACAGCGCTGTAAAAACAGTAGAGAGGATCTTGGGGATGTATGAGCCAGAGCAGCAAGCACCCATTCGAGTGGCGATCGCAGAATCTTTGGTTGGTGTGATTGCTCAAGGGCTGTGCCGCACTACTGACGGTAAACGCGCTGCCTTCCACGAGATCTTGATCAACACGGACGCAATCAAGGACTATATTTTGCGAGGTCAGCTCGATGAAGTCGAAGCTATCTTGCCAAACTGTACCTTCGATGGAATGTGTACGATGAACCAGTCGCTATATGCGCTGTACGAAGCCGAGCGGATCACTGAGGAGACAGCCTTGGAACTTTCACCGAAGCAAAACGAAATGGCCCAGATGCTACGCGGTCGCATCTAG
- the tsf gene encoding translation elongation factor Ts — MAEISAKQVKALRDQTGAGMMNCKKALKESGGDVEKATEWLRQKGITSAAKKESRVASEGLVHSYIHTGGRVGVLVEINCETDFVARREEFKTLAQDVAMQIAASPNVQYVRVSDIPTDFAESEKAIEMGRDDLGNKPDNIKEKIVQGRIDKRLKELSLVDQPFIKDQNITVEELVKQAVAKLGENIQIRRFSRFILGEGIEKEEVNFADEVAAQTGKQ; from the coding sequence ATGGCAGAAATTTCTGCAAAGCAAGTCAAAGCGCTGCGCGATCAAACTGGCGCAGGCATGATGAATTGTAAAAAAGCGCTGAAAGAAAGCGGCGGGGATGTCGAAAAGGCGACTGAATGGCTCAGACAAAAGGGCATTACGTCTGCTGCTAAAAAAGAAAGCAGAGTTGCTTCTGAAGGGCTAGTTCATAGCTACATTCATACGGGTGGTCGAGTAGGTGTCCTAGTTGAGATCAACTGTGAAACAGACTTTGTTGCCCGTCGCGAAGAATTCAAAACGCTAGCACAGGATGTGGCGATGCAGATTGCCGCTTCGCCTAATGTTCAGTATGTCAGGGTTTCCGATATCCCTACGGATTTCGCTGAGAGTGAAAAGGCGATTGAGATGGGTCGTGACGACCTTGGCAATAAGCCAGATAACATCAAAGAAAAGATTGTTCAGGGTCGAATTGATAAGCGTCTTAAGGAACTGTCTTTGGTTGATCAGCCCTTTATCAAAGATCAGAACATCACCGTCGAAGAACTTGTTAAGCAGGCAGTTGCTAAGCTGGGTGAGAATATTCAGATTCGTCGGTTTTCTCGATTTATATTAGGTGAGGGAATCGAGAAAGAAGAAGTGAACTTTGCAGATGAGGTTGCTGCTCAAACTGGCAAGCAGTAG